In Leishmania braziliensis MHOM/BR/75/M2904 complete genome, chromosome 29, a genomic segment contains:
- a CDS encoding putative protein transport protein Sec24A — MMYSAGAMYAEIYNNPAIAAAAKPKEESVPPPNFHHTFEDPNRFYTDPTRGYNQQPPVPPSSHQPQQQGAPSGYPPTGGSGFYNPQPTQPSYASPYSQVSQYVGTHAAPPPPPPGYSLYTLPHQPQQQQQLLPQQQYGNYTQPSAPYGHQPQMHQPPPQPYGMADYPQQTNLDFIRVTQVHMRKNSNKPGALYDHPSVPRIMPQDIQEDLQQRMAAPVHITPANRICIRPTMGTFPQTQQLADSLSLPLGVNFRPFAEPRLNEVDLSEKGNIMIRCKACGAYINPFTTFTEVNDGSRWQCILCRHANVTPRAYFSHVDPQTGQLEDIMSRPELLHCSVDFYATPEFLKRPPRRPVFLLMLDCSFSAVASGLLEAMCRGALAALDSMKDDDALYMGIMGYDGTVYFFNIRSTLSAPRMMASPDTVRDIANVNDDFKLEKVELPCPASDLVVSVKESYHLLRMVLESIPQLFASTKEAGCAFGPALAAAVTMLEANGGKILASITNIPSEGDGKLKHRFDAAKLSNQPKEYTMCSAANDWYKQRALACSNTAISVDLFVGANKDVDLATIAPLARFTSGSIHRATTVTMSGMADQVQRTLLRFTAFDCTLRVRVSKGLIVPNFYGHCHVRVPDLLVLPIADEDSSYSIEFKMGPNYTAKFAYVQFAVVYTTRSRERRIRVHTVQIPVSSTIGPVINSISSLGMTCFLSKMCVDMAVNGPFPQAQEKITEKLTTAWKVALKQIEAQGMQQNSGVLLIPESMRFIPQLLCGFFRCSATGIATVHPLPPDERVACMSSVMSCPIESMVPWYVTWTYLVYSPEEDVNLLPASIFSSEQCVHREGVYLINVGAVIVLWFGKHVHSAICQLFGVDPGEMTPERVEKQGQLRASPEQLEALRQRVDDLIWAHCQINRSSFSAVVEACSQGNSTYEPLMKRGMGEDNTRNLVAYGTYLRKVWEAVSVGK, encoded by the coding sequence ATGATGTACTCTGCCGGTGCCATGTATGCGGAGATCTACAACAACCCGGCAATAGCCGCGGCTGCCAAGCCGAAGGAGGAGTCAGTCCCTCCCCCAAACTTCCACCACACCTTTGAGGACCCCAACCGGTTTTACACGGACCCCACCCGGGGGTACAACCAACAGCCGCCGGTGCCACCGTCATCGCatcagccacagcagcaaggcGCGCCTTCAGGATACCCTCCCACAGGGGGCAGTGGCTTCTACAATCCGCAGCCGACACAGCCCTCGTATGCGTCCCCATACAGCCAGGTGAGTCAGTATGTGGGcacacacgccgcgccgccaccgccgccgccgggcTACTCTTTGTACACACTTCCTCATCAGCcccaacaacagcagcaactaCTACCGCAGCAACAGTATGGCAACTACACTCAGCCGTCTGCGCCGTATGGTCATCAACCACAGATGcatcagccgccgccgcagccatACGGCATGGCTGACTACCCGCAGCAAACGAACCTCGACTTCATCCGTGTGACTCAGGTGCATATGCGCAAGAACAGCAACAAGCCCGGGGCCCTCTACGACCACCCGAGTGTGCCGCGTATCATGCCACAGGACATTCAGGAggacctccagcagcgcatggcCGCCCCGGTGCACATCACGCCAGCCAACCGCATCTGCATTCGACCGACTATGGGCACTTTTCCCCAGACGCAGCAGCTAGCGGATTCCCTCAGTCTACCGCTTGGCGTCAACTTCCGCCCCTTCGCGGAGCCACGGCTGAATGAGGTGGACTTGTCAGAGAAAGGGAACATCATGATCCGCTGCAAGGCGTGCGGCGCCTACATCAACCCCTTCACCACCTTCACCGAGGTCAACGACGGTTCGCGGTGGCAGTGTATTCTGTGCAGGCACGCGAACGTGACGCCACGCGCCTACTTCAGCCATGTCGACCCGCAGACTGGCCAGCTTGAGGACATCATGAGCCGCccggagctgctgcattgCAGTGTCGACTTCTACGCGACGCCAGAGTTCCTGAAGCGTCCGCCGCGCCGACCCGTCTTCCTACTGATGCTGGactgctccttctctgctgtgGCCTCAGGTctgctggaggcgatgtgCCGCGGCGccctggcggcgctggactCGATGAAAGATGACGACGCGCTGTATATGGGCATCATGGGTTACGACGGCACTGTTTACTTCTTCAACATACGCTCCACCCTGAGTGCACCGCGCATGATGGCGTCTCCAGACACGGTCAGAGATATCGCCAACGTGAATGACGACTTCAAGCTCGAAAAGGTTGAACTTCCGTGCCCGGCAAGCGACTTGGTTGTGTCTGTAAAGGAGTCATACCATCTCCTCCGCATGGTGCTCGAGTCCATTCCACAACTGTTCGCCTCTACTAAGGAGGCCGGCTGCGCATTTGGCCCCGCCttagcggcagcagtgacgaTGCTGGAAGCAAACGGAGGCAAGATTCTTGCCAGCATCACGAACATCCCTTCGGAGGGAGATGGCAAGTTAAAGCACCGCTTTGATGCGGCAAAGCTGTCGAACCAGCCGAAGGAGTACACGATGTGTTCAGCGGCCAACGACTGGTACAAGCAGCGTGCCCTGGCGTGCTCGAACACCGCCATCTCGGTCGACCTCTTTGTCGGTGCAAACAAGGACGTGGACTTGGCGACGATTGCCCCACTCGCACGCTTCACCTCTGGCTCTATCCACCGCGCGACCACCGTGACCATGAGCGGCATGGCAGACCAGGTGCAGCGGACCCTGCTGCGCTTCACCGCCTTTGACTGCACGCTGCGAGTGCGTGTGTCGAAGGGACTCATTGTGCCAAACTTCTACGGCCACTGCCACGTGCGGGTGCCAGACTTGCTGGTGTTGCCCATTGCCGATGAGGATTCGTCTTACTCGATCGAATTCAAGATGGGCCCCAACTACACCGCTAAGTTCGCGTACGTGCAGTTTGCCGTCGTCTACACAACGCGTTCACGGGAGCGCCGCATTCGCGTACATACAGTCCAGATACCGGTGTCTTCCACCATCGGACCAGTCATCAACTCGATCAGTTCCCTCGGCATGACGTGCTTTCTCTCGAAGATGTGCGTTGACATGGCTGTCAATGGACCCTTCCCACAGGCACAGGAAAAGATAACCGAGAAGCTGACCACCGCGTGGAAGGTGGCACTGAAGCAAATTGAGGCTCAAGGAATGCAGCAGAACTCAGGTGTGCTGCTCATCCCAGAGAGCATGCGTTTTATTCCTCAACTGCTTTGCGGCTTCTTCCGATGCTCGGCCACTGGTATCGCGACGGTGcacccgctgccgcctgaCGAGCGCGTCGCTTGCATGTCCTCTGTGATGTCGTGCCCCATCGAGTCGATGGTGCCGTGGTATGTGACGTGGACGTACCTTGTGTACTCACCGGAGGAGGACGTCAACCTGCTGCCGGCCTCCATCTTCTCGTCCGAGCAGTGCGTGCACCGCGAGGGCGTGTACCTTATCAACGTCGGCGCCGTCATTGTCCTGTGGTTTGGCAAGCACGTTCACTCAGCCATCTGCCAGCTGTTTGGGGTAGATCCGGGTGAGATGACGCCAGAGCGGGTGGAGAAGCAGGGGCAGCTCAGGGCGTCGCCAGAGCAGCTGGAAGCTTTGCGACAACGTGTTGACGATCTCATCTGGGCTCATTGTCAAATCAACCGTAGCAGCTTTTCTGCTGTCGTGGAGGCGTGCTCGCAGGGCAACAGTACCTACGAGCCGTTAATGAAGCGCGGAATGGGGGAGGATAACACGCGCAACCTAGTCGCCTATGGCACCTACCTGCGCAAGGTATGGGAGGCTGTGAGCGTCGGTAAATAG
- a CDS encoding DNA-directed RNA polymerase I-like protein, with the protein MKLEIIECVRKEHAAGETLTFQLNEVDSSFANALRRVMLAEIPTLAIEYVTIRQNTSVLPDEMIAHRLGLVPLFSEKAKRLNFPQDCGCGGSGCPDCQITGSLKVQCPPNQHSKQVFIGDSLQIDSAEVYPVSAEEHGIWLVTLGRSQVLDLNVLIRKNIAKTHAKFMPVATVAMRYAAEILLNPNGFQALGKTNAREWVARCPRNVFRFVERTGQVEVQDEGACIFCRECTSQEPPFDKLPEPLVFVRQRKSKMGYFDFTFVVESTGVLPVLQIVYDAVAVLRKKLQRVSEGLMKNPNADGVMTRTIGQSTTAPVVPNADAVRKGAEEDNLDFTMQ; encoded by the coding sequence ATGAAGCTCGAGATCATCGAGTGCGTGAGAAAAGAGCACGCCGCGGGTGAGACGCTGACGTTTCAGCTCAACGAGGTGGACAGCTCGTTTGCCAACGCACTGCGACGTGTTATGCTGGCAGAGATTCCGACACTCGCCATTGAGTATGTGACAATCCGGCAGAACACATCGGTGCTGCCGGATGAAATGATTGCACACCGGCTCGGCCTTGTGCCGCTCTTCTCCGAGAAGGCGAAGCGCTTGAACTTTCCACAAGATTGTGGCTGTGGCGGGAGCGGATGCCCAGACTGCCAGATTACCGGCTCCTTGAAGGTGCAGTGCCCGCCAAATCAGCACAGCAAGCAGGTGTTCATTGGCGATTCCCTGCAGATTGATAGCGCTGAGGTGTACCCAGTGAGTGCGGAGGAGCATGGCATTTGGCTGGTCACTCTGGGACGCAGCCAAGTGTTGGATCTGAATGTCTTAATACGCAAGAACATTGCCAAGACGCACGCCAAGTTTATgccggtggcgacggtggcgatgCGCTACGCTGCTGAGATCCTCCTCAACCCCAACGGGTTCCAGGCACTCGGGAAGACGAACGCGCGTGAGTGGGTGGCGCGCTGTCCGCGAAACGTCTTCCGATTTGTCGAGCGCACTGGACAGGTGGAGGTACAAGACGAGGGGGCTTGCATCTTCTGCCGCGAGTGCACATCGCAAGAGCCCCCGTTTGACAAGCTCCCCGAGCCGCTCGTGTTTGTGCGGCAGAGGAAGAGTAAGATGGGCTACTTCGACTTCACCTTTGTAGTGGAGTCGACTGgggtgctgccggtgctgcagaTTGTGTACGATGCAGTGGCGGTGTTGCGCaagaagctgcagcgggtGAGCGAGGGTCTCATGAAGAACCCGAATGCGGACGGCGTGATGACGCGCACGATTGGCCAGTCCACGACTGCCCCGGTGGTGCCCAACGCGGATGCCGTGCGGAAGGGAGCGGAGGAGGATAACCTAGACTTCACAATGCAATAG